A single window of Archangium gephyra DNA harbors:
- a CDS encoding M14 family metallopeptidase: MMTALILSALLASTPASPRLSRNDVPGPQALTKLWEQVHAKELPLPPLVRHSHVEKQLKRLRETAPELFQLEVVGQSVEGRALYHVSLGTGPRHVLLWSQMHGDEPTATTALLDFLEYLRTHREEPWVARILSELTLHAVPMINPDGAERYQRRNAQGIDINRDALALQTPEARTLKALRDRLKPFIGFNLHNQSWRHAVGNTGRPASISLLAAAFDEARSDNPGRVLAKKVCAVIRDALEPLAPGQVGRYDDSFEVRAFGDNMTRWGTPSVLIETGPWPSRTPDAPLIQLNFVALATALDALASGKAEKAEVARYESIPENDSTGLVYLMLKGVGLFGADGKPFTADVGISVTRTVRDNGQGPALALVGKVDELGDLRVLGALETVDGSGLFAVPLSATAKEGDTLQLSQPKQHTVQTGQPAELMLLKPLEKASTYRIERIIRFER; encoded by the coding sequence ATGATGACCGCCCTGATTCTCTCCGCCTTGCTCGCGAGTACGCCTGCATCCCCCCGCCTGTCCAGGAACGACGTCCCGGGACCCCAGGCGCTCACGAAGCTGTGGGAGCAGGTCCACGCGAAGGAGCTCCCCCTGCCGCCGCTGGTGCGGCACTCCCACGTGGAGAAGCAGCTGAAGCGCCTGCGGGAGACGGCCCCCGAGCTCTTCCAACTCGAAGTGGTGGGGCAGTCGGTGGAGGGGCGCGCCCTCTACCATGTCTCGCTGGGCACCGGGCCCCGGCACGTCCTGCTCTGGTCCCAGATGCACGGCGACGAGCCGACCGCCACCACGGCCCTGCTCGACTTCCTCGAGTACCTCCGCACGCACCGCGAGGAGCCCTGGGTCGCGCGAATCCTCTCCGAGCTCACCCTCCACGCCGTGCCGATGATCAACCCCGACGGCGCCGAGCGCTACCAGCGCCGCAACGCCCAGGGCATCGACATCAATCGGGATGCGCTCGCCCTGCAGACGCCCGAGGCGCGGACCCTCAAGGCACTCCGGGACAGGCTCAAGCCCTTCATCGGCTTCAACCTGCACAACCAGAGCTGGCGCCACGCGGTGGGCAATACGGGCCGCCCGGCCTCCATCTCGCTGCTCGCGGCGGCCTTCGATGAGGCCCGGAGCGACAACCCGGGCCGGGTGCTGGCCAAGAAGGTGTGCGCGGTGATTCGCGATGCGCTGGAGCCGCTCGCGCCCGGTCAGGTGGGCCGCTACGACGACTCCTTCGAGGTGCGCGCCTTCGGCGACAACATGACGCGCTGGGGCACGCCCTCCGTCCTCATCGAGACAGGGCCCTGGCCCTCGCGCACTCCGGATGCGCCCCTGATCCAGCTCAACTTCGTCGCGCTCGCCACGGCGCTGGATGCGCTCGCGAGCGGGAAGGCCGAGAAGGCGGAGGTGGCGCGCTACGAGTCCATCCCGGAGAACGACAGCACGGGCCTCGTCTATCTCATGCTCAAGGGCGTGGGCCTGTTCGGCGCGGATGGCAAGCCCTTCACCGCGGACGTGGGCATCTCCGTCACCCGCACGGTGCGAGACAATGGCCAGGGGCCCGCGCTCGCCCTCGTGGGCAAGGTGGACGAGCTGGGCGACCTGCGCGTCCTGGGGGCCCTGGAGACCGTGGACGGAAGCGGGCTGTTCGCCGTGCCGCTGTCCGCCACGGCGAAGGAGGGCGACACCCTCCAGCTGTCCCAGCCGAAACAACACACCGTCCAGACCGGCCAGCCCGCGGAGCTGATGTTGCTCAAGCCCCTGGAGAAGGCGTCCACCTATCGCATCGAGCGCATCATCCGCTTCGAGCGCTGA
- a CDS encoding DUF885 domain-containing protein, whose protein sequence is MHSRWIAGLALFITASAALAQQKTGDTGWVERSNAHAQVLLDTLARFNPEEASSLGVTTSDEQVLDLGPRVGERTRAAMAQAQAELEKRLAGEKDPNVRQDLQVLIQSAKDSIEGSTLNERYLLQWIDAPKVMFRGLQDLLEEDIAPERRARALVRLQRYAGLLPGSTPLTGLARDRFEEGLSQPRLLGPVKREVEQALSNAPTYVKGIRDLFTEYKLSGAEPALAALEKQISDYGTWQREVVLPRAREDFRLPPELYAFELKQFGIDIPPEQLMRRAQFEFLELRAQLQMLAPLVAKARGFQATGHLDVLRALKKEQLGRERIEGHYRKVIGEMERLISKHRVVDLPKRPMVMRLASEAESAVQPAPHLRTPQLVGNTGERGQFVLPLGGPKGGGGKGEAYDDFTFGAAAWSLSAHEGRPGHELQFAAMIERGVPLARSLFAFNSVNVEGWALYAEAEMVPYEPLDGQFIALQFRLVRAARAMLDPMLNLGQLSREEASRILTEEVGLSAPLARQEVDRYTFRAPGQAGSYFYGYTRLLELRAETELALGPKFDRLAFNNFILGQGLLPPDLVAKAVREEFVPARKAKAP, encoded by the coding sequence ATGCACTCACGATGGATTGCCGGCCTGGCGTTGTTCATCACCGCCTCCGCTGCACTGGCCCAACAGAAGACCGGGGATACGGGCTGGGTGGAGCGCAGCAATGCCCATGCACAGGTGCTGCTGGACACCCTGGCGCGGTTCAACCCGGAGGAGGCCTCGTCCCTCGGCGTCACCACCTCGGACGAGCAGGTGCTCGACCTCGGCCCGCGCGTGGGCGAGCGCACCCGCGCCGCGATGGCCCAGGCCCAGGCCGAGCTGGAGAAGCGTCTCGCCGGGGAGAAGGACCCCAACGTCCGCCAGGATCTGCAGGTGCTCATCCAGTCCGCGAAGGACTCCATCGAGGGGTCCACGCTCAACGAGCGCTACCTCCTCCAGTGGATCGATGCGCCGAAGGTGATGTTCCGGGGCCTGCAGGATCTGCTGGAAGAGGACATCGCCCCGGAACGCCGCGCCAGGGCACTCGTCCGCCTGCAGCGCTACGCGGGCCTCCTGCCGGGCAGCACGCCGCTGACCGGGCTCGCCAGGGACCGCTTCGAGGAGGGGCTGTCCCAGCCTCGACTGCTGGGTCCGGTGAAGCGCGAGGTGGAGCAGGCGCTCTCCAACGCGCCCACCTATGTGAAGGGCATCCGGGACCTGTTCACGGAATACAAGCTCTCCGGGGCCGAGCCCGCCCTGGCCGCGCTCGAGAAGCAGATCTCGGACTACGGCACCTGGCAGCGCGAGGTGGTGCTGCCCCGGGCGCGTGAGGACTTCCGCCTCCCTCCGGAGCTCTATGCCTTCGAGCTCAAGCAGTTCGGCATCGACATTCCGCCGGAGCAGTTGATGCGCCGCGCACAGTTCGAGTTCCTGGAGCTCCGCGCGCAGCTGCAGATGCTGGCGCCCCTGGTGGCGAAGGCCAGGGGCTTCCAGGCCACCGGCCACCTCGACGTGCTGCGCGCGCTGAAGAAGGAGCAACTCGGCCGCGAGCGCATCGAGGGACACTACCGGAAGGTCATCGGCGAGATGGAGCGGCTGATTTCGAAGCACCGCGTGGTGGACCTCCCGAAGCGCCCGATGGTGATGCGCCTAGCCTCGGAGGCGGAGAGCGCCGTGCAACCCGCGCCGCACCTGAGAACGCCGCAGTTGGTGGGCAACACCGGCGAGCGCGGCCAGTTCGTGCTCCCCCTGGGCGGCCCGAAGGGTGGCGGTGGAAAGGGCGAGGCCTACGACGACTTCACCTTCGGCGCCGCGGCCTGGTCGCTCTCCGCCCACGAGGGCCGCCCCGGCCATGAGTTGCAGTTCGCCGCCATGATCGAGCGCGGCGTGCCGCTCGCGCGGAGCCTGTTCGCCTTCAACTCCGTCAACGTCGAGGGCTGGGCGCTCTACGCCGAGGCCGAGATGGTTCCCTACGAGCCCCTCGACGGCCAGTTCATCGCGCTGCAATTCCGGCTGGTGCGCGCGGCGCGGGCCATGCTCGATCCCATGCTCAACCTGGGGCAGCTCTCCCGCGAGGAGGCCAGCCGCATCCTCACCGAGGAGGTGGGACTCTCCGCCCCCCTGGCCCGTCAGGAGGTGGATCGCTACACCTTCCGCGCCCCGGGCCAGGCCGGCAGCTACTTCTACGGCTACACCCGGCTCCTGGAGCTGCGCGCCGAGACCGAGCTCGCCCTCGGCCCGAAGTTCGACCGCCTGGCCTTCAACAACTTCATCCTCGGCCAGGGCCTGCTGCCGCCGGATCTGGTGGCGAAGGCCGTACGGGAGGAGTTCGTCCCGGCGCGCAAGGCGAAGGCGCCCTGA